One Malus sylvestris chromosome 14, drMalSylv7.2, whole genome shotgun sequence DNA segment encodes these proteins:
- the LOC126598913 gene encoding uncharacterized protein LOC126598913 — protein sequence MANKNKDESVRDTNPHDLRQHFEFAHAIAVAMGNNYPTAEWRSWKDVPENVKKVVMDELLCKYTLNDDMNEQLMKLMDDALEGGYNRWRYEVLRNGPGPSK from the exons ATGGCGAATAAAAACAAGGATGAGAGTGTGCGCGACACCAACCCGCATGATTTGAGGCAACATTTTGAGTTCGCACATGCGATTGCTGTAGCCATGGGGAATAACTATCCCACTGCTGAGTGGCGTTCTTGGAAAGATGTGCCCGAGAATGTGAAGAAGGTTGTGATGGATGAACTATTA TGTAAGTATACTCTTAATGATGATATgaatgaacagttgatgaagttgatggatgATGCGTTGGAGGGAGGTTACAATCGGTGGCGTTATGAAGTCTTGCGGAATGGACCAGGACCATCGAAatag